From the genome of Asterias amurensis chromosome 17, ASM3211899v1, one region includes:
- the LOC139949885 gene encoding integrator complex subunit 9-like isoform X2 encodes MKLYCLSDHPNAPCLLLTFKNTTILLDCALDLSSFQHFLPLTLVPSQRLNSLPSWKPPSGEPAAKEDLKNELKECSGRVFVDSSPEVCVPELGVLDFSTVDAILVSNYHCMLALPFITEYTGFRGTVYCTDPTQQTGRQLMEELVEYMERVPKKRTAGNWKKPSFLKLLPAPLRDAQWLSSWKGCYTKHDINACLSKVQITAFSQKLNLFGSLMVSPHSSGYCLGSCNWVIKSDYEKVCYVSSSSFLTTHSTPILQDPLKNSDLLLLTSITQTPAYNPDSMLGEFCSNLTVTIKSGGNVLVPCYPSGIIFDLFECLSGYMDSVGLTQIPMFFVSPVADSTLAYSQIFSEWLCGQKQSKVFLPEPPFPHAELIKTGRLKHFSSIHGEFSDQFKTPCVVFTGHPSLRLGDAVHFMEMWGKSSTNTVIFIEPSFSYLDALAPFQPLAMKACYCPIDTAMSFPQATKMIKDLKPLNVALPERYLSPPASQPLRTDLVVEVEPAPTPYKRGCVIHLPIKRRLERIEITPELAETLAPIEVKPGVFVATVTGTVTARDNKYILQCIMASKLMKLLNQHNLVHLPVSKLETFKSA; translated from the exons ATGAAGCTC TATTGCCTTTCAGATCATCCCAATGCTCCATGTTTACTCCTGACCTTCAAGAATACCACCATTCTCCTGGACTGTGCTTTGGATCTATCGTCATTCCAACATTTCCTACCACTCACACTCGTCCCAAG CCAACGCTTGAACTCTCTGCCCTCATGGAAGCCGCCATCAGGTGAACCAGCAGCAAAAGAAGACTTGAAAAAT GAGTTGAAGGAATGCAGTGGAAGGGTGTTTGTGGACAGCTCCCCTGAGGTGTGTGTGCCAGAG CTTGGTGTACTAGACTTCTCTACAGTTGATGCCATCTTGGTGTCTAACTACCACTGTATGCTGGCACTCCCATTCATTACAGAG TACACTGGTTTTAGAGGGACTGTTTACTGTACGGATCCGACCCAGCAAACTGGCAG GCAGCTGATGGAAGAGTTAGTGGAATACATGGAGCGAGTTCCCAAGAAGAGGACGGCTGGAAACTGGAAGAAGCCGTCCTTCTTGAAGCTACTACCGGCTCCTCTCAGAGACGCACAGTGGCTGTCTTCATGGAAGGGTTGCTACACAAAACATGACATCAACGCTTGCCTGTCCAAAGTACAGATCACCGCATTCTCTCAAAAATTG AATTTATTTGGTTCCCTGATGGTGTCTCCGCACAGTTCCGGCTACTGCTTAGGGAGCTGTAACTGGGTCATCAAGTCAGACTATGAAAAG GTTTGTTATGTCTCCAGCTCTTCCTTCCTGACGACCCATTCCACCCCGATCCTCCAAGACCCTCTTAAGAACAGCGACCTTCTCTTACTAACGAGCATCACACAGACACCAGCTTATAATCCAGACAGCATGCTGGGAGAGTTCTGCAGTAATCTTA CTGTCACAATAAAGAGTGGAGGGAATGTACTGGTGCCGTGCTACCCATCGGGTATTATCTTCGACCTGTTTGAGTGTCTGTCTGGTTACATGGACTCCGTTGGATTGACGCAGATCCCGATGTTCTTTGTGTCCCCGGTTGCCGATAGCACGTTGGCTTACTCACAGATATTCTCTGAGTG gCTTTGTGGACAGAAGCAGTCCAAAGTGTTTCTGCCAGAACCACCTTTCCCCCATGCAGAATTGATCAAAACTGGCCGTCTGAAGCATTTCTCATCAATACATG GTGAATTCAGCGATCAATTCAAAACACCCTGTGTAGTCTTTACTGGTCATCCTTCACTCAGGCTGGGAGACGCTGTGCATTTCATGGAGATGTGGGGCAAATCAAGCACCAACACAGTCATCTTTATAG AGCCTAGTTTTTCCTACTTGGATGCTCTAGCACCATTCCAGCCTTTAGCCATGAAGGCTTGTTACTGTCCAATCGACACTGCCATGAGCTTCCCTCAAGCCACTAAGATGATCAAAGACCTCAAG CCTCTGAATGTCGCTCTTCCAGAACGCTACCTCTCCCCACCAGCATCACAACCCTTGAGGACAGATCTAGTGGTGGAAGTT gaGCCAGCCCCGACCCCATACAAGCGAGGTTGCGTCATACATCTCCCCATCAAACGGAGACTTGAGAGGATTGAAATCACACCAGAG CTTGCAGAAACACTTGCTCCAATAGAAGTTAAGCCCGGTGTGTTTGTTGCCACGGTTACAGGGACTGTAACTGCCAGAGATAACAAGTATATATTGCAG tgtataatggcttcaaAGCTTATGAAGCTCCTGAACCAGCACAATCTGGTGCACCTTCCTGTCAGCAAATTGGAAACTTTCAAATCAGCATAA
- the LOC139949885 gene encoding integrator complex subunit 9-like isoform X1 translates to MKLYCLSDHPNAPCLLLTFKNTTILLDCALDLSSFQHFLPLTLVPSQRLNSLPSWKPPSGEPAAKEDLKNELKECSGRVFVDSSPEVCVPELGVLDFSTVDAILVSNYHCMLALPFITEYTGFRGTVYCTDPTQQTGRQLMEELVEYMERVPKKRTAGNWKKPSFLKLLPAPLRDAQWLSSWKGCYTKHDINACLSKVQITAFSQKLNLFGSLMVSPHSSGYCLGSCNWVIKSDYEKVCYVSSSSFLTTHSTPILQDPLKNSDLLLLTSITQTPAYNPDSMLGEFCSNLTVTIKSGGNVLVPCYPSGIIFDLFECLSGYMDSVGLTQIPMFFVSPVADSTLAYSQIFSEWLCGQKQSKVFLPEPPFPHAELIKTGRLKHFSSIHGEFSDQFKTPCVVFTGHPSLRLGDAVHFMEMWGKSSTNTVIFIEPSFSYLDALAPFQPLAMKACYCPIDTAMSFPQATKMIKDLKPLNVALPERYLSPPASQPLRTDLVVEVEPAPTPYKRGCVIHLPIKRRLERIEITPELAETLAPIEVKPGVFVATVTGTVTARDNKYILQEAPKPAPPGTPSSQPIRKRKRDEDVGVTETAQPKQYVYGNLDVEELVQALAKNGITDVKVEDSASGHIIHLQAEDTIIQLEEGSTHIFCEGNEPLRRKLRDTLISCLPSF, encoded by the exons ATGAAGCTC TATTGCCTTTCAGATCATCCCAATGCTCCATGTTTACTCCTGACCTTCAAGAATACCACCATTCTCCTGGACTGTGCTTTGGATCTATCGTCATTCCAACATTTCCTACCACTCACACTCGTCCCAAG CCAACGCTTGAACTCTCTGCCCTCATGGAAGCCGCCATCAGGTGAACCAGCAGCAAAAGAAGACTTGAAAAAT GAGTTGAAGGAATGCAGTGGAAGGGTGTTTGTGGACAGCTCCCCTGAGGTGTGTGTGCCAGAG CTTGGTGTACTAGACTTCTCTACAGTTGATGCCATCTTGGTGTCTAACTACCACTGTATGCTGGCACTCCCATTCATTACAGAG TACACTGGTTTTAGAGGGACTGTTTACTGTACGGATCCGACCCAGCAAACTGGCAG GCAGCTGATGGAAGAGTTAGTGGAATACATGGAGCGAGTTCCCAAGAAGAGGACGGCTGGAAACTGGAAGAAGCCGTCCTTCTTGAAGCTACTACCGGCTCCTCTCAGAGACGCACAGTGGCTGTCTTCATGGAAGGGTTGCTACACAAAACATGACATCAACGCTTGCCTGTCCAAAGTACAGATCACCGCATTCTCTCAAAAATTG AATTTATTTGGTTCCCTGATGGTGTCTCCGCACAGTTCCGGCTACTGCTTAGGGAGCTGTAACTGGGTCATCAAGTCAGACTATGAAAAG GTTTGTTATGTCTCCAGCTCTTCCTTCCTGACGACCCATTCCACCCCGATCCTCCAAGACCCTCTTAAGAACAGCGACCTTCTCTTACTAACGAGCATCACACAGACACCAGCTTATAATCCAGACAGCATGCTGGGAGAGTTCTGCAGTAATCTTA CTGTCACAATAAAGAGTGGAGGGAATGTACTGGTGCCGTGCTACCCATCGGGTATTATCTTCGACCTGTTTGAGTGTCTGTCTGGTTACATGGACTCCGTTGGATTGACGCAGATCCCGATGTTCTTTGTGTCCCCGGTTGCCGATAGCACGTTGGCTTACTCACAGATATTCTCTGAGTG gCTTTGTGGACAGAAGCAGTCCAAAGTGTTTCTGCCAGAACCACCTTTCCCCCATGCAGAATTGATCAAAACTGGCCGTCTGAAGCATTTCTCATCAATACATG GTGAATTCAGCGATCAATTCAAAACACCCTGTGTAGTCTTTACTGGTCATCCTTCACTCAGGCTGGGAGACGCTGTGCATTTCATGGAGATGTGGGGCAAATCAAGCACCAACACAGTCATCTTTATAG AGCCTAGTTTTTCCTACTTGGATGCTCTAGCACCATTCCAGCCTTTAGCCATGAAGGCTTGTTACTGTCCAATCGACACTGCCATGAGCTTCCCTCAAGCCACTAAGATGATCAAAGACCTCAAG CCTCTGAATGTCGCTCTTCCAGAACGCTACCTCTCCCCACCAGCATCACAACCCTTGAGGACAGATCTAGTGGTGGAAGTT gaGCCAGCCCCGACCCCATACAAGCGAGGTTGCGTCATACATCTCCCCATCAAACGGAGACTTGAGAGGATTGAAATCACACCAGAG CTTGCAGAAACACTTGCTCCAATAGAAGTTAAGCCCGGTGTGTTTGTTGCCACGGTTACAGGGACTGTAACTGCCAGAGATAACAAGTATATATTGCAG GAGGCTCCTAAACCAGCACCACCTGGTACACCTTCCAGTCAGCCAATCAGGAAGCGTAAGAGAGATGAGGATGTCGGGGTGACAGAAACAGCTCAGCCAAAGCAATATGTCTACGGGAACCTAGATGTAGAGGAACTTGTACAAGCTTTGGCTAAG AATGGAATCACGGATGTCAAAGTTGAAGATTCAGCATCGGGGCATATCATTCATTTG